Proteins encoded together in one Bactrocera neohumeralis isolate Rockhampton chromosome 4, APGP_CSIRO_Bneo_wtdbg2-racon-allhic-juicebox.fasta_v2, whole genome shotgun sequence window:
- the LOC126754798 gene encoding 40S ribosomal protein S23-like: MICFLFYYFVGKPRGLRTARKHVNHRRDQRWADKDYKKAHLGTRWKANPFGGASHAKGIVLEKVGVEAKQPNSAIRKCVRVQLIKNGKKITAFVPRDGSLNYIEENDEVLVAGFGRKGHAVGDIPGVRFKVVKVANVSLLALYKEKKERPRS, translated from the exons atgatttgttttcttttttattattttgtaggCAAGCCAAGAGGTCTCCGCACTGCTAGGAAGCATGTGAATCACCGCCGTGATCAGCGTTGGGCTGATAAAGACTACAAAAAAGCTCATTTGGGAACCAGATGGAAGGCCAATCCTTTTGGAGGAGCATCACATGCCAAGGGCATTGTACTCGAAaaagt tgGCGTTGAAGCTAAACAGCCTAATTCTGCTATTCGCAAGTGCGTGAGAGTGCAACTGATCAAGAACGGCAAAAAAATTACCGCTTTCGTGCCCCGTGACGGTAGCTtgaattacattgaagaaaacGACGAAGTCCTGGTTGCCGGTTTCGGTCGTAAAGGTCACGCCGTCGGTGATATTCCCGGTGTGCGTTTCAAGGTGGTTAAAGTTGCAAACGTTTCCTTGCTTGCATTGTACAAGGAGAAGAAGGAACGTCCAAGATCGTAA
- the LOC126757218 gene encoding 40S ribosomal protein S23 codes for MGKPRGLRTARKHVNHRRDQRWADKDYKKAHLGTRWKANPFGGASHAKGIVLEKVGVEAKQPNSAIRKCVRVQLIKNGKKITAFVPRDGSLNYIEENDEVLVAGFGRKGHAVGDIPGVRFKVVKVANVSLLALYKEKKERPRS; via the exons ATGG gCAAGCCAAGAGGTCTCCGCACTGCTAGGAAGCATGTGAATCACCGCCGTGATCAGCGTTGGGCTGATAAAGACTACAAAAAAGCTCATTTGGGAACCAGATGGAAGGCCAATCCTTTTGGAGGAGCATCACATGCCAAGGGCATTGTACTCGAAaaagt tGGCGTTGAAGCTAAACAGCCTAATTCTGCTATTCGCAAGTGCGTGAGAGTGCAACTGATCAAGAACGGCAAAAAAATTACCGCTTTCGTGCCCCGTGACGGTAGCTtgaattacattgaagaaaacGACGAAGTCCTGGTTGCCGGTTTCGGTCGTAAAGGTCACGCCGTCGGTGATATTCCCGGTGTGCGTTTCAAGGTGGTTAAAGTTGCAAACGTTTCCTTGCTTGCATTGTACAAGGAGAAGAAGGAACGTCCAAGATCGTAA